The Pyrus communis chromosome 9, drPyrComm1.1, whole genome shotgun sequence genome has a segment encoding these proteins:
- the LOC137745291 gene encoding uncharacterized protein has protein sequence MADTLDDLPFWLPTQILNDEDPPAMELNSNAKKSGGFGLRLNADALKALLPFEFPYGGAFGVSSDFSSPVESSETESDEEDYLTGLTRQMAYSTLDDEFNFKHSNSAFASEKPKGWVASGSPQSTLYAVSSGCGCGQGSSRGSPNAQSPPATWDLLHAAAGEVAKMSMNQSRGLLDPPRKPSPVSVPTNNPDAAYCFHQQSLSHKHLRAAQFKLLRQQQMMEQSAAVWGAQTRYPPPQTQPQAHPNLQTRTRNNTPNILNARPVGLSPSAWPPLQQAKQQQEYNKKGSGLSSVYLGNQYPSAKIERSGTGVFLPRQVGTESETRKKPVCSTVLLPARVVQALNLNIDDMQHPQLQRRFNGKLNSDYEVALQLRSNAAARTAISHQNRNIRPQAAVGSEIRLPQEWTY, from the exons ATGGCTGATACGTTAGACGACCTTCCGTTTTGGCTGCCCACCCAGATTCTCAACGACGAAGACCCACCCGCCATGGAGCTCAACTCCAACGCCAAGAAAAGTGGGGGGTTCGGATTACGGCTCAACGCTGATGCTCTGAAGGCTCTGTTGCCGTTTGAGTTTCCTTACGGCGGCGCTTTTGGGGTTTCGTCCGATTTCAGTTCGCCGGTCGAGTCGAGCGAGACTGAGAGCGATGAGGAAGACTACCTCACCGGGCTGACCCGCCAAATGGCTTACTCTACTCTCGACGACGAGTTCAACTTCAAGCACTCCAACTCTGCTTTCGCCTCCGAGAAGCCGAAG GGTTGGGTCGCTTCTGGTTCTCCCCAGTCGACTCTCTACGCAGTCAGCAGTGGTTGCGGTTGCGGACAGGGCTCGAGCCGCGGAAGCCCAAACGCCCAGTCGCCGCCGGCCACCTGGGATCTGCTGCATGCAGCTGCAGGGGAAGTTGCCAAGATGAGCATGAACCAAAGCAGAGGCCTTCTGGATCCTCCACGAAAGCCTTCCCCCGTCTCGGTCCCGACTAACAACCCAGATGCTGCTTATTGCTTCCACCAGCAGTCGCTTTCTCACAAGCACTTGCGAGCCGCTCAG TTTAAGCTGTTGAGGCAGCAACAGATGATGGAGCAGAGCGCGGCGGTCTGGGGAGCACAAACTCGATATCCTCCGCCGCAGACTCAGCCGCAGGCCCACCCAAACCTCCAAACCAGAACGAGAAACAACACTCCCAACATTCTCAACGCTCGGCCTGTGGGTTTGTCGCCATCTGCATGGCCGCCTCTGCAACAAGCTAAGCAGCAGCAAGAGTACAACAAAAAGGGGTCCGGACTGAGCTCGGTTTATCTCGGAAACCAATACCCATCTGCCAAAATTGAGCGTTCCGGCACCGGCGTCTTCTTACCCCGCCAAGTTGGCACCGAATCCGAAACCCGCAAGAAGCCAG TTTGCTCCACAGTTCTACTCCCAGCTCGAGTCGTGCAGGCTCTGAACCTGAACATTGATGACATGCAACATCCCCAGCTCCAGCGTCGTTTTAATGGCAAACTGAACTCTGATTACG AGGTTGCTCTTCAGCTTCGGAGCAACGCTGCCGCCAGAACCGCCATTTCGCACCAGAACCGCAACATTCGGCCGCAGGCGGCGGTAGGCAGCGAGATTAGGCTCCCCCAGGAGTGGACTTATTAG